CGTACCCGCGTCTTTGACTGTGGTCGTTTGATCCGGAAGCCAGAGGGTCGGTGAGCAAGGGTGCGCGAGCAAATAATACTAGCTTGTACTGACTGCAAGCAACGCAATTACACGTCAATGAAGGACAAGAGAAAGCATCCGGATAGGATCGAACTGAAGAAGTACTGTCCTTTTTGTCGTGTTCACACCTTACACAAGGAAACAAGATAACCGCCCCTGCATTGGGAGCGGGCTCTTGGAGCGGGCGGGCTCACCAGGCTCCGAGCGTACATGTCCCGGGAAGGCCTGTAGCTCTAACGGCTAGAGCACCGGACTCCAAATCCGGGTGTTGGGGGTTCGAATCCCTCCAGGCCTGCCAGACTATGATGGCCCGCTGGACGACCGATGAGAGTTGAAGTCGGATCCGGGGCCTGAAACAAGGAATAAGGAAGAGGAATTTGAAACAGTTCATCGAAAGGCTGAAGGTTTTCGTCAAGGAAGTTCGTCTTGAGATGTCGAAGGTCACGTGGCCGACCAGGGGTGAGCTACAAGACTCCACGATCGTGGTAATCGTTTCGGTCGTAGTGATCTCAGCTTTCATAGGCGTGATTGACTGGATTCTCTACTCGATGGTCAAACTCGCCTTCTAGCGACTGGGAGGGGCAAACGGAAGCGCAAGGGTCTGAAACCGGCAGCGAAAGTGTCAGCGAACGCGAGACTGTCACTGCAAAGCAGTGGTACGTAGTACACACATATTCCGGCCACGAAAACAAGGTCAAGACCAACATGGAGAGAGCCATCCACTCCAGGGGTCTTACCGAGAGTTTCGGCCAGATTCTTGTTGCCACTGAAGACTTTGCTGAGATGAAGAATGGAAAGAAAACAATCACGAAGCGAAAGACCTTTCCAAGCTACGTGCTTGTCGAGATGGAAATGACTAATCAGACCAGGGAGTTGGTCACCAACATACCTGGCGTTACGGGTTTTGTCGGCACGGGGCGAGACCCGCTTCCCTTGAAACAAGAGGAAGTGAGAAGGGTCCTTGGGCTTGATGCTGAGGGGAAAGCTGCGAAAGTCACTCCCGCGATACCTTTCAAGATCGGGGAACATGTGAAGGTAGTAGACGGCCCCTTCAGCGACTTCACGGGGATTGTTGACGAGATAAATCCGGAACGGGGGAAAGTCAAGGTCATGGTGAGCATATTTGGGAGAGCTACCCCAGTTGAGCTTGACTTTCTCCAAGTTCAAAGTATTTAGGATTCACGTTGCGCTCCTTCGGGGGGCGATCCAGTTGTCTGGTCCCACCCAGGGACATCGGTGAGTCCTTGTCTTCTGTGTCTGCTTGTTAGGATTGGCTTCGGTTTTGGAGCCGACTGGGGAGAGAAGAAATGGCCAAGGTTGTAGCCGCGACAGTAAAGCTTCAGATCCCAGCGGGTAATGCGACCCCCGCCCCGCCGGTTGGTCCCGCCTTGGGGCAACATGGCGTCAACATTGTGGAATTCTGTAAGGCCTTCAACGCGAGAACTCAGGGGCAGCCCGGATTGATTATCCCGGTCGTGGTCACGATTTTCAAAGACCGTTCCTTCAGTTTCATTACGAAAACTCCGCCCGCTTCAATTCTGTTGAAGCGGGCCGCCGGCATCGCGAAGGCTTCGGGCGAACCGAACAGGGTCAAGGTCGCGCAGGTGACGAAAGAGCAGGTCAGGGAAATCGCACTGCTCAAAATGCCGGACCTCAATGCTGCAAGCCTGGAAGCCGCAATAAGGATGGTAGAAGGCACTGCCCGAAGCATGGGAATAGAAGTCTCGGGTTGAGTCCGAGACCGGGATTGAAGAGCTCTCGTTCACAAGAGGTGTGAGTCCATGAAGCTTGCGAAGAGGTACAAGGCTGCCGCCGAGTCCTTTGATAGATTGACGAGGTATTCTCTTGCCGAAGCCGTCGACATAGTGAAGAAGAACGCAACCGCGAAATTCGACGAGACGATCGAGGTTGCGGCGCGCCTGGGAGTGGACCCGCGTCATTCAGAACAGCAGGTGAGAGGAACGCTCGTGCTGCCTCACGGAATTGGAAAGAGCGTGAAGATCCTCGTCATTACGAAGGGCGAGAAAGAGAAGGAGGCCAGGGACGCCGGCGCAGATCTTGTGGGCGCGGAAGAATACGTGGCCAAGATCAGGGAAGGTTGGCTGGACGTTGACAAGATTGTTGCGACCCCGGACATGATGAGCGAGGTCGGCAAGCTCGGGAAGATCCTCGGGCCCAAAGGCCTCATGCCGAATCCGAAGAGTGGAACGGTGACCTTCGATGTTACCAAGGCCATCAAGGAACTCAAGGCGGGCAAGATAGAGTACAGGACCGACAAGGTCGGCAATATTCACGTCCCGATCGGCAAGGCCTCCTTTGATAAGGAAAAGCTCGTGGAGAACATCACGGTTTTTGTGAGGGAACTTGTGAGAACCAGGCCGGCCTCGGCGAAGGGACAGTATTTCAAGAACCTGTCCATAAGTTCAACGATGAGCCCCGGCGTCAAGCTCGACGTTCAGGCCCTACTGGCGGCAATGAAGCAGTAGGTTCGCTGAGCGCTTGGTGGATTCATCGAGCGTCGGGCGGTCTCGTCGAGCACGACGATGTTGAAAGAACGATCTTGGAAGAGCAACCGGGACACTGAGAGGAAAAGCAATGGCGACACCTGAAAAAGAACAGGCCGTAGCTCAACTCGTTGAGAAGATCAATACCGCGAAAGCCATCATAGTGACGGATTACAGCGGGATGGACGTTCTCTCCATCTCCGAACTGAGGAAGAGGTGCAGGGCAGCGTCGGTAGAGTACAAGGTCGTCAAGAATACACTGACCAAAATCGCGATCCAGCAGACCCAGTACGGTCTTCTGGCGGACAAAATCGAGGGGCCCACTGCCCTTGCTCTCAGCGTGACAGATGAGATTGCCCCCGCGAGAGTCCTCTGCGAATTTCGCAAGGATCATGAGCTTCCGAAGATAAAACTCGGCCTTGTTGAAGGAAGGATTGTGAATTCCGCGGACGTTGGAAGGCTGGCCTTTCTGCCGCCCAAGAAGGTTCTTCTCGGGCATTTCGCAGGCACTCTCAGAAGGCCGCTTTCAATGTTTTCGTTTGCCCTGACTTTCAAGCTCCGTCAGCTTGCGGTCGCTCTGGAAGAGCTGAAAAAGAAAAAGACGGAGTGAGTAGGCGGGGCAGGAATGACTTTGCAGCACGGAGGTGAAGGATGAGCGAAGCAGGAAAGGGAGTCCCAAAGAAAGTTGTGACAAAGAAAAAAGTCTTGAAGGAACAAGAGGTCTCCTCCGCTGAGGAGACCACGGGATCGCCGTCAGAGGAAGTAGCGGAGGGTACAGTCGATATGAGCAACGTTGACAAGGTGATGGATCTGCTTGAGGGAATGACAATTCTTGAGGTCGACGACCTCGTGAAGAAGCTTGAGGAGAGATTCGGCATCACGGCAGCAATGCCGGCGGCTTTTGCCGCGGGTGCTGCGCCAGGCTTGGCGCAGGCTGCGCAGGTGCCCGTTGAGGAAGAGCAGACGGAATTCGACGTAGTCCTCAACGCTGCGGGCGAGAAGAAGATTCAGGTTATCAAGGTGGTGCGCGCTATCACCGGTCTAGGTCTCAAGGAGGCCAAGGACCTGGTAGATGGTGCCCCGAAGCCCGTTAAGGAGAAGATCAACAAGAACGAGGCCCAGGACATCAAGACCAAGCTCGAAGAAGTGGGGGCTGTTGTTGAGATCAAGTAGCCGAGCTCGTTACTCCATTCAAAGAAGGGTGTGACTGTCTTGAAAGCTGATCGCTACGACGATAAGAAGAATTTCAGCAAGATCGACAAGCAGTGGAGTGTGCCGCTTCCCAACTTGCTGGACGTACAACTGCAATCGTTCAAGGCGTTCTTGCAGACTGACAAGACTCCCCAGGAAAGAGCCAATGAGGGCCTCCAGGAGGTCTTCAGCAGCGTGTTTCCGATAGCGGACACTCGAGAGATGTACTCGCTTGAGTTCGTCAGCTATGACATTGGGGAACCGAAACACAGCGTCGAAGAATGCCAGGGCCGGGACTTAACCTTTTCGGCCCCTCTCAAAGCTACCCTTCGGCTGCGCATCAGGGAGGTAGTTGACGGCGAGAAACGGGACAAAGAGATTGTCGAGCAAGAGGTCTACCTCGGCGAGCTGCCGCTCATCACTGACAAAGGCACCTTCATCATCAACGGCGCCGAGAGAGTTATCGTAAGTCAATTGCATCGTTCGCCCGGCGTTTTCTTTGACGAGCTCATACACCCAAACGGCAAGAAACTGTTTTCGGCCAGGATAATTCCTTATCGCGGTTCGTGGGTCGAGTTCAGTCTGGACGCTAACGATGTGATGTACGTTCATATCGATAGAAAGCGAAAGCTGCCCGTGACCGTCCTCCTGAGAGCCCTGAGTTTCCAGAGCGAGAAGGAAATATTGGAACTGTTCTATCCTGTTGCCGAAGAGGAAGTGCCCAGGGCGGGGACCAAGAGGTCAGAGGAGCTCTTGGGCAAGATTGCGGCTGAGGATTTCGCTGACGAGGAAACCGGCGAGGTTCTTCTCGAAGCAAACGAGCCGATTACCGAGGCCGCTCTGGCCGACGTGAGAAAAGCGAAGCTCAAGAGGGCGAAAAGAAAAATAATTAGGTACTTCGAGATACCCTACGCGGCTGAGGCCGACGTCATTCGGAATACTCTGAAGAAAGATGCCTGTAAGAGTGAAGAAGATGCTCTGGCGAGAATCTACAACTTGCTGCGGCCCGGTGATCCTCCGAGGACCGATACGGCGCGCGAGATATTGAACAGACTCTTTTTCAATCCCAGACGTTATGACCTCGCCAGAGTCGGAAGATACAAGCTGAATCAGAAGCTCGATCACGCCGCACTTCTTAGCGACAAGTTTAAGGCGCCGCCTCGCACTCGCAGCATCCTCTGCAAAGAGGACTTCATCGCGATCATAAAGTACCTGCTCAAGATGAGGGAAAGCGAGGAGAGCGGGGAGCCGATGGCCCCGGATGATATCGATCATCTGGGAAACAGAAGGGTTCGCTCCGTGGGAGAGCTCCTCGGCAACCAGTTCAACATCGGTCTGGCCCGCATGGCAAGAATAATCAGGGAGAGGATGGCACTGCAGGACGCGGAGAACGTCACGCCGTACGATCTCATAAACGCTCGGACAATCTCTGCCGTCATTCAGAGTTTCTTCGGAAGCAGCCAGCTCTCTCAGTTCATGGACCAGACCAATCCGCTCGCCGAATTGACGCACAAGAGAAGGCTGAGCGCTCTCGGTCCTGGTGGTCTAACGAGAGACAGAGCGGGTTTCGAGGTGAGGGACGTTCACTACACGCACTACGGCCGGATGTGTCCGATCGAGACGCCGGAAGGCCCGAACATAGGCCTCATCTCGTCGCTGAGCTCCTACGCGAGGGTCAACGAGTTTGGATTCCTCGAGACTCCCTACTGGAAGGTCACCTCTGGCGTCATCGAGCGAAGCAAGATCCACTATCTTTCTGCCGACGAAGAGGACAAGTACAAGATCGCACAGGCCAACACCCCCGTGGGGAGCGACGGCAAGCTTCAGGGCGACCAAATTCAGGTCAGATACAAGGGTGAGTTCCCGGTCGTCGCTCGCAGCGAAGTTGACTACATGGATATTTCTCCCATCCAGCTCGTCAGTCCTGCTGCGGCCCTGATCCCGTTCCTGGAGCACGACGACGCCAACAGAGCCCTCATGGGATCCAACATGCAGAGGCAAGCCGTGCCGTTGCTCAAGACGGAGACGTCACTCGTGCTGACCGGCCTGGAAGGGAAGGTGGCGGAGGATTCTGGCGCTCTCATTTTTGCGAAGCGCGCCGGAGCAATCGAAAGCGTGTCCGCCGACACCATCATAGTTAGACCCGAATCGGATGAAGGTGAGACCATAGAGTTCGACGAATTCGGTGGTCTCGACGTTTACAGACTTACCAAGTTCAGACGCTCAAACCAGGACACGTGCATAAATCAGAGACCGCTCGTGAAAGAAGGCGAGAAGGTCAGGGCCGGCCGGGTCATAGCCGACGGGCCTGCCACCAAAGATGGAGAACTTGCCCTGGGCGCAGACGTGCTCGTCGCTTTCATGCCCTGGGGCGGCTACAACTTTGAAGACGCCATTCTTGTGAGCGAGAAGCTCGTGAAGGAGGACCGCTTTACTTCGATACACATTGAGGAGTTCGAGCTTCAGGTCCGTGATACAAAGAGGGGAACGGAAGAGATTACTCGTGAGATTCCAAACGTCAGCGAGGAAGCCGTCAAGGATCTGGACGAAGACGGAATCGTAAGAATAGGCGCCCACGTTAGGGCGGGGGACATCCTCGTCGGCAAGGTGACTCCGAAGGGTGAGACGGACCTGACGCCGGAAGAGAGGCTTCTCAGGGCCATATTCGGCGAGAAGGCAGGCGACGTGCGCGACGCTTCCCTCAAGGCGCCTCCAGGCATGGACGGCATCGTGATCGACATAAAGGTCTTCTCCAGGAAAGAGAAGGACGAGGTCACGAAGAAGCAAGAAAAGAAAGAGTCTGATCGTCTGAAGAGAATGGTTCGGAAGGAAAAGGACAGAATCTTTGAAATCCGCGACGCCCAGCTTTCCAAGATTCTTGCGGGAAAAACGATCCAGCAGATTCGTAGGGAGAGTAACGGCAAGATAATGTTCCGAGGCGGGAAGAAGTTCACGGGCAACGTCCTTTCCAAGATCGAGCTCACAGACATTCCCTGGAATTCTCAGATTACCAAAGATCACGAGACGAACGGAAGATTCTGGCAGGTCATGGCTGCTGCCGAAAAGGCACTCGAGAACATCGACAAGCAATTGGCAAAGGACTTGGAGAGGTTGTCGAGGGGTGATGAGCTTGCACCCGGTGTCGTAAAGCTAGTGAAGGTTTACGTGTCCAGAAGGCGCAAGCTGTCCGTGGGCGACAAGATTGCCGGGCGGCATGGTAACAAGGGAGTTGTCGCAAAGATTCTTGCCGAGGAAGACTTGCCTTACCTTCCCGACGGGACTCCCGTAGAAATGGTGCTGAATCCTCTGGGTGTTCCTTCCAGAATGAACCTGGGTCAGATACTTGAAACACATCTTGGCCTGGCCGCCAAGGCCCTCGGTTTCAGAGCCGTGACCCCCGTTTTTGGAGGCGCAACGGTTGAAGAGATCAAGCAATTGCTTGGGGAGGCCGGTCTCTCCGAGGATGGGAGAACGGCTCTCTATGACGGAAGAACGGGCCAAGTGTTCGATCAACCTGTGACAGTCGGCCACATCTACATGATGAAACTCTCACATCTCGTCGACGACAAGATACACGCTCGCTCCATCGGTCCGTATTCCCTGGTTACCCAGCAGCCTTTGGGCGGCAAGGCCCAGTTCGGCGGCCAGAGATTCGGTGAGATGGAGGTGTGGGCTCTTGAAGCCTTCGGAGCCGCTTACACGCTTCAGGAGCTTCTAACGGTGAAGTCGGACGACGTCTCCGGAAGATCAAAGATTTACGAAGCAATTGTGAAGGGAGAAAACCCACCTGAGCCTGGCGTTCCTGAATCTTTCAACGTGCTTGTGAAGGAACTCCAGAGTCTCTGTTTGGACGTGCAATTCGAGGAAGGCGACAGAGAGTGAGTTTGAGACAGGCACTCTAGTGGGCCTTGTTTCGAAGGGAGAGAGAGAAGATGCAGGACATGATTCGTTCCGAGGGGCTTTTGGGAGGACGGATGACTCTCACAAAGACGGACGATCGTGAGGCCAGAAGACGTTTTAGTTTCAACTCGATTCGGCTTCAGCTTGCTTCTCCTGAGGTTATGCGAAGCTGGTCACACGGGGAAGTGACCAAGCCCGAGACAATCAACTACAGGTCGTTCAAACCCGAGAAGGACGGACTCTTCTGCGAGAAGATATTCGGGCCGGTAAAGGACTGGGAGTGCAACTGCGGAAAATACAAGCGAATTCGTTACAGGGGAGTCGTCTGCGACAGATGCGGTGTTGAGGTGACGTTGGCAAAGGTGCGCCGTGAGAGACTCGGTCACATTGACCTCGCAGTGCCGGTGGCTCACATCTGGTTCTTCAAGAGCGTTCCCAGCAGGATAGGCCATCTCTTGGACATGGGCATCAAGGAGTTGGAAAGGGTTCTCTACTACGAGTCCTACGTTGTCCTTGACCCGGGCGATACCAACCTCAAGAAGAAAGAACTCATAACGGAAGAGCAGTACAACGAGCTTGTTGATGAAGGAAAGCAGTTCGTGGCCAGAATGGGTGGGGAAGCTATCAGGGGGCTCCTCGCCGAGATAGACCTCAACGAATATTCTGCCGAACTTCGCCTCCAGGCCAAGGTTGAGACGAGCGCGCAGAGAAAGAAAGAGACTTTGAAGCGGCTGAGGATCGTGGAGGCCTTCAGGCAGAGCGGCAACAGGCCCGAGTGGATGATACTCACGGCCATTCCTGTTCTGCCTCCAGATTTGAGACCTCTGGTCCCGCTCGAAGGAGGCCGTTTTGCCACGAGCGATCTCAACGACCTTTACCGAAGGGTCATAAACAGAAACAACAGGCTCAAGAAACTCGTAGAGATAAAGGCTCCCGAGGTGATTTTGCGCAACGAGAAGAGGATGCTTCAGGAAGCCGTAGACGCGCTATTCGACAACGGAAGAAGGTCCCGCGCCGTTCGGGGTCAGGGCAATCGTCCCCTCAAGTCTTTGAGCGACATGCTGAAGGGAAAGCAGGGCAGGTTCAGACAGAATCTGCTTGGCAAGAGGGTGGATTACTCGGGCCGTTCGGTGATCGTTGTGGGCCCGGAACTGAAGCTTCACGAATGCGGACTTCCCAAGACGATGGCCTTGGAGCTGTTCAAGCCTTTCATCATAAGGAAGCTGGAAGATAGAGGTCTTGTCCAGACGGTCAAGAGTGCGAAGAGACTCGTTGAGAGAGAAAGGCCTGAGGTTTGGGACATACTGGGGGAGATAATCGAGGGACATCCCGTTCTTCTCAACAGAGCGCCCACCCTTCATAGACTAGGAATCCAGGCTTTCCAGCCCGTGCTGGTTGAAGGGAAGGCCATCAAGATACACCCGCTGGTTTGCGCGGCGTTCAACGCCGACTTTGACGGCGACCAAATGGCCGTTCACGTTCCTCTCTCCTACGAAGCGCAGATCGAAACGCTTTTGCTCATGATGGCGCCTCACAACATCCTGCTACCGGCAAACGGCAGGCCGGTTGCCACGCCGAGCCAGGACATTGTGCTCGGGTGTCATTACCTGACCAAGGAGAGATCGGGCGCAAAGGGCGAGGGCAAGCTCCTTTCCGGTCCGGACGAAGTTAGAGCGGCCTTTGAGGAAGGAGCCATCTCGCTTCACGCCAAGATCAAGGTGAGGCTGAACGGCGAAACAATCGAAACTTCCGCCGGTCGCGTGTTCTTCAACGAAATCATGCCCCCGGGTCTTGGTTATTCCAACATTCTGCTCGACAAAAAGGCTCTGGAGAATCTGGTCTCCACCTGTTACCGGAAGCTGGGCCCGACCGCTACCGCGAAGTTCCTCGACGACTTGAAGGAACTCGGGTTCGAACAGGGTACGAGAGCCGGTATCACCGTCTCGATCGACGACATTCTCATACCGCCTGCGAAACCGCAGATTATTGCACAGGCAATGAAAGCGATAGAAGAGCTTCGCAAGTCCTATCTGAAGAATGCCATCACGGACGGCGAGCGCTACAACAAGGTGATCGACACCTGGACCCATGCCACGACTGAGGTAGAGAAGGAAACTTACAGCAACCTGAAGGCCGACAGACAGGGGTTCAATCCCATCTTCATGATGGCCGAGTCCGGTTCAAGGGGTAGCAGGGAACAGATAAGGCAGCTTGCGGGCATGAGAGGCCTCATGGCTAAGCCGCAGAAGAAAATCACCGGAGGCTTTGGCGAGATTATTGAATCACCGGTGTTGCGAAACTTCAGAGAGGGACTCACAGTGTTGGAGTACTTCATCTCCACGCACGGCGCGAGAAAGGGACTGGCCGACACGGCGCTCAAGACTGCGGACGCCGGCTATCTCACGAGGCGTCTCGTGGACGTGGCTCAGGACGTTATAGTGACGCAGGAAGACTGCGGAACCATTCTCGGCCTCGAGGTTGGCACTCTGAAGGAAGGCGAAGAGATAATAGAATCGCTCAGCGACAGAGTGGTGGGGAGGGTTGCGGCAGAAGACGTGGTCGATCCGATTGCCGGAGAGGTGCTTGTTGAGGCAGGCGAGGAGATCGTCGAGGAAGCGGCGCGGCAGATGGAGGATAGCGGAATAGAAAGAACGTGGATCAGATCCGTGCTCACCTGCGAAGCGAAGCGTGGCGTGTGCGCCAAATGCTATGGCCGAAACCTCGCGAGTGGCAGGATGGTGGACGTCGGCGAAGCCGTCGGTGTCATTGCCGCCCAGAGCATTGGTGAGCCCGGCACCCAGCTTACGCTCCGAACATTCCACATCGGAGGGACCGCCAGCAGGATCGTGGAGCAGTCCATCATAAAAGCCAAGTCAGACGGAGCCGTGAGGTTCAAGCACGTCGAGACGGTGCGCGGCAAACCGGACGGTCGTCTCGTGGTCGTGGGTCGTAAAGGCGAGATCGAGGTAATTGACAAGGAGAAGCACGTCCGTCACAAGTTCAATCCGCCTTACGGTGCCAAGCTCTTCGTTGAGGACGGTGCCGAGGTGACGAAAACCGACGACCTCTTCGAATGGGACACTTACAACACGCCCGTCCTGGCCGAAAAGAGCGGCAAGGTTTCGTTCGTCGACATCGTTGACAAGTTCACCTTGAGAGACGAGTGGGACGAAAACACCGGCCAGAGACATAGAGTCGTAACCGACGACAACGAAAAAATCAGGCAACCGAGGCTGGAGGTTCTTGATTCCAAAGACAAGAGAATCGCGTCGTACCTGATTCCAACCGGCGCAAGGCTCCTGGTGCGGAACGGTCAGAAGGTGGAGGCCGGAGAGGTGCTCGTGAAGATTCCTCGCGACATTACGAAGACGCGCGACATCACCGGCGGCCTCCCGAGAGTTTCCGAACTCTTCGAAGCCAGGAAACCCAAGGACCAGGCCACCGTGACGGAGATCGACGGCAAGATTGAGTTTGGCGCGGTGAGTCGTGGAATGAGAAAGCTCACGGTAAGGAACGAGAACGGCGAAGAGAGGGAATACCTTGTCCCTGCCGGAAAGCACATGCACGTGAGGGACGGCGACCTCGTGAAGGCCGGCGACCGGCTTACCGAAGGTCCGACCAATCCGCACGACATCTTGAAGATAAAGGGAATCAAAGAAGTGCAGGAGCACCTTGTGGACGACATTCAGGAAGTCTACAGACTCCAGGGTGTGCGTATCGACGACAAGCACATCGAAGTGATAGTGAGACAGATGCTCCAGAAAGTGCGCATCGAGGATCCCGGCGACACAAACTTCCTTGAAGGAGAACAGGTTGACAAGGTGCAGCTCAGGGAGGAACAGGAGCGCGTGGAGGCCGAAGGCGGCAACCGCGCCACATTCCAGCCCCTGCTTCTGGGCATAACAAAAGCCTCGCTCAGCACACAGAGTTGGATCTCGGCCGCCTCTTTCCAAGAGACGACGAGAGTCCTTACCGAAGCCTCGATCCAAGGGACCAGGGATTATCTGAGGGGCCTCAAGGAGAACGTCATTATCGGCCATCTGATACCTGCCGGTACGGGGTTGTCGAGGTACAGAAGTCTCAAGGTGGAGGAAGAGGCACCGGAAGCTGAAGAAGCGGACAAAGAAGTTGGTGAGGTTCAGTCTGCGTAGTGGACGCAGCGGACCCAATGAGAATCCGATGGATGGTAGCGTAAATGGTAATGACAGCATCGCGACGGCCCAGAAAAGGCTTCAGAGAACCGGAGGTTTGATTTGCCGACCCTGAATCAGCTTTTGAGATTTGGAAGGACGGACGTAGGCAGGAAATCTTCTGCACCCGCTCTCAGGGGTTGTCCCCAGAAGCGGGGCGTGTGCACGCGAGTATATACTTCAACTCCCAAGAAGCCGAACTCCGCGCTGCGAAAAGTGGCAAGGGTAAGGTTGACCAACGGGATTGAAGTTACCTGTTACATCCCGGGCGAAGGGCACAACCTGCAAGAGCATTCGATTGTGCTCATCAGGGGTGGCAGGGTCAAGGATCTGCCGGGCGTTCGATATCACATTATCCGCGGAGCGCTTGATACGAGCGGTGTCGAGGGACGGACCCAGAGCAGGTCGAAGTACGGCACGAAGAAGAAGAAGGCAGCAGTCTAGTCTTGGAGCCGCCTCTGTCGGGAAACTGGAGGAAGTAGATGCCGAGAAAAAAGGTAATTGAGCGGAGGGAGTTGCCGCCCGACCCGCAATACGGCAGCGTGCTCGTCGCGCGATTCGTCAACGCTCTCATGAGTGAGGGAAAAAAGAGCACTGCCGAGAGGATTTTCAACGAGGCAATGAAGCTAATCGAAAAGAAGACCGGACAGGACGGACTGAGTCTCACCAAGACCGCCCTCAACAACGTGAAACCCGTTCTAGAAGTGAAGTCGAGACGTGTTGGTGGTGCGACTTATCAAGTTCCAGTCGAGGTCAGGCCGGAACGGCGCACGGCTCTTGGTATACGCTGGCTGATCGCGTTTGCCACCGCGAGGCCGGATCACACAATGCAGGAGCGACTTGCCGGCGAGATTATCGCCGCGTCCAAGAACGAAGGCGGAGCGATCAAGAAGAGGGAAGATACTCACAAGATGG
The Candidatus Eisenbacteria bacterium genome window above contains:
- the rpmG gene encoding 50S ribosomal protein L33; the encoded protein is MREQIILACTDCKQRNYTSMKDKRKHPDRIELKKYCPFCRVHTLHKETR
- the rpoB gene encoding DNA-directed RNA polymerase subunit beta, translated to MKADRYDDKKNFSKIDKQWSVPLPNLLDVQLQSFKAFLQTDKTPQERANEGLQEVFSSVFPIADTREMYSLEFVSYDIGEPKHSVEECQGRDLTFSAPLKATLRLRIREVVDGEKRDKEIVEQEVYLGELPLITDKGTFIINGAERVIVSQLHRSPGVFFDELIHPNGKKLFSARIIPYRGSWVEFSLDANDVMYVHIDRKRKLPVTVLLRALSFQSEKEILELFYPVAEEEVPRAGTKRSEELLGKIAAEDFADEETGEVLLEANEPITEAALADVRKAKLKRAKRKIIRYFEIPYAAEADVIRNTLKKDACKSEEDALARIYNLLRPGDPPRTDTAREILNRLFFNPRRYDLARVGRYKLNQKLDHAALLSDKFKAPPRTRSILCKEDFIAIIKYLLKMRESEESGEPMAPDDIDHLGNRRVRSVGELLGNQFNIGLARMARIIRERMALQDAENVTPYDLINARTISAVIQSFFGSSQLSQFMDQTNPLAELTHKRRLSALGPGGLTRDRAGFEVRDVHYTHYGRMCPIETPEGPNIGLISSLSSYARVNEFGFLETPYWKVTSGVIERSKIHYLSADEEDKYKIAQANTPVGSDGKLQGDQIQVRYKGEFPVVARSEVDYMDISPIQLVSPAAALIPFLEHDDANRALMGSNMQRQAVPLLKTETSLVLTGLEGKVAEDSGALIFAKRAGAIESVSADTIIVRPESDEGETIEFDEFGGLDVYRLTKFRRSNQDTCINQRPLVKEGEKVRAGRVIADGPATKDGELALGADVLVAFMPWGGYNFEDAILVSEKLVKEDRFTSIHIEEFELQVRDTKRGTEEITREIPNVSEEAVKDLDEDGIVRIGAHVRAGDILVGKVTPKGETDLTPEERLLRAIFGEKAGDVRDASLKAPPGMDGIVIDIKVFSRKEKDEVTKKQEKKESDRLKRMVRKEKDRIFEIRDAQLSKILAGKTIQQIRRESNGKIMFRGGKKFTGNVLSKIELTDIPWNSQITKDHETNGRFWQVMAAAEKALENIDKQLAKDLERLSRGDELAPGVVKLVKVYVSRRRKLSVGDKIAGRHGNKGVVAKILAEEDLPYLPDGTPVEMVLNPLGVPSRMNLGQILETHLGLAAKALGFRAVTPVFGGATVEEIKQLLGEAGLSEDGRTALYDGRTGQVFDQPVTVGHIYMMKLSHLVDDKIHARSIGPYSLVTQQPLGGKAQFGGQRFGEMEVWALEAFGAAYTLQELLTVKSDDVSGRSKIYEAIVKGENPPEPGVPESFNVLVKELQSLCLDVQFEEGDRE
- the secE gene encoding preprotein translocase subunit SecE translates to MKQFIERLKVFVKEVRLEMSKVTWPTRGELQDSTIVVIVSVVVISAFIGVIDWILYSMVKLAF
- the rplJ gene encoding 50S ribosomal protein L10 — its product is MATPEKEQAVAQLVEKINTAKAIIVTDYSGMDVLSISELRKRCRAASVEYKVVKNTLTKIAIQQTQYGLLADKIEGPTALALSVTDEIAPARVLCEFRKDHELPKIKLGLVEGRIVNSADVGRLAFLPPKKVLLGHFAGTLRRPLSMFSFALTFKLRQLAVALEELKKKKTE
- the rplL gene encoding 50S ribosomal protein L7/L12, with translation MSNVDKVMDLLEGMTILEVDDLVKKLEERFGITAAMPAAFAAGAAPGLAQAAQVPVEEEQTEFDVVLNAAGEKKIQVIKVVRAITGLGLKEAKDLVDGAPKPVKEKINKNEAQDIKTKLEEVGAVVEIK
- the rplA gene encoding 50S ribosomal protein L1, which encodes MKLAKRYKAAAESFDRLTRYSLAEAVDIVKKNATAKFDETIEVAARLGVDPRHSEQQVRGTLVLPHGIGKSVKILVITKGEKEKEARDAGADLVGAEEYVAKIREGWLDVDKIVATPDMMSEVGKLGKILGPKGLMPNPKSGTVTFDVTKAIKELKAGKIEYRTDKVGNIHVPIGKASFDKEKLVENITVFVRELVRTRPASAKGQYFKNLSISSTMSPGVKLDVQALLAAMKQ
- the rplK gene encoding 50S ribosomal protein L11 translates to MAKVVAATVKLQIPAGNATPAPPVGPALGQHGVNIVEFCKAFNARTQGQPGLIIPVVVTIFKDRSFSFITKTPPASILLKRAAGIAKASGEPNRVKVAQVTKEQVREIALLKMPDLNAASLEAAIRMVEGTARSMGIEVSG